One Streptomyces sp. ML-6 genomic region harbors:
- a CDS encoding GNAT family N-acetyltransferase, producing MNIRPRPFDHPDAVKLNDQVQLEYAERYGDEGDVTPLDASMFRPPNGLYLLAYDARDRPVATGGWRAQDRNDLGYSDGDAELKRMFVIPEGRGKGLARRILAALEDDARAAGRIRMVLETGDQQPEAIALYTSSGYTPCEKFGHYRTYESSRCYAKPLR from the coding sequence ATGAATATTCGCCCTCGACCTTTCGATCACCCGGACGCCGTCAAACTCAACGACCAGGTGCAGCTCGAATACGCCGAGCGGTACGGCGACGAGGGCGACGTCACACCGCTCGACGCGTCGATGTTCCGGCCGCCGAACGGCCTGTACCTCCTCGCCTACGATGCGCGGGACCGCCCGGTCGCCACCGGCGGCTGGCGCGCCCAGGACCGCAACGACCTGGGCTACTCGGACGGCGACGCCGAGCTCAAGCGGATGTTCGTGATCCCCGAGGGCCGCGGCAAGGGGCTGGCCCGCCGCATCCTGGCCGCCCTGGAGGACGACGCACGGGCTGCGGGCCGCATCCGCATGGTGCTGGAGACCGGGGACCAGCAGCCCGAGGCGATCGCGCTGTACACGTCCAGCGGGTACACCCCGTGCGAGAAGTTCGGCCACTACCGTACGTACGAGAGCAGCCGCTGCTACGCCAAGCCGCTGCGCTAG
- a CDS encoding SAM-dependent methyltransferase: MTVGRPEPRIDTSKPHPARVYDWLLGGKDHYPVDQEVAEKLPAEARGNAARNRAFMHRAAAWLARSGVDQFLDIGTGIPTEPNLHQVVQAVVPGARVVYADNDPIVLRHAEALLISSPEGATDYIHADVRQPETILERAAELLDFDRPVALSLIALLHFLPDDQDPYGITRTLVDALPSGSFLVLSHGTADQHPELREKTEAAYRKGAIPLRMRTRGEVEPFFEGLDLVEPGLVFATEWYREAPAPVQERSGFYVGVGRVR; the protein is encoded by the coding sequence GTGACGGTCGGCAGGCCCGAGCCCCGGATCGACACCAGCAAGCCCCATCCCGCGCGCGTCTACGACTGGCTTCTGGGCGGCAAGGACCATTACCCCGTCGATCAGGAGGTGGCGGAGAAGCTGCCCGCGGAGGCGCGGGGCAACGCGGCGCGGAACCGGGCCTTCATGCACCGGGCCGCCGCCTGGCTGGCGCGGTCCGGGGTCGACCAGTTCCTCGACATCGGTACCGGCATCCCCACCGAGCCCAATCTGCACCAGGTCGTCCAGGCCGTCGTGCCGGGCGCCCGGGTCGTCTACGCGGACAACGACCCGATCGTCCTGCGCCACGCGGAGGCGCTGCTGATCAGCAGCCCCGAGGGCGCCACCGACTACATCCACGCGGATGTGCGGCAGCCGGAGACGATCCTCGAACGCGCCGCCGAACTGCTGGACTTCGACCGGCCGGTCGCGCTGTCCCTGATCGCGCTGCTGCACTTCCTGCCGGACGACCAGGACCCGTACGGCATCACCCGCACCCTGGTCGACGCGTTGCCGTCGGGCAGCTTCCTGGTGCTCTCGCACGGCACGGCCGATCAGCACCCGGAGCTGAGGGAGAAGACCGAGGCCGCGTACCGGAAGGGAGCGATCCCGTTGCGGATGCGCACCCGGGGCGAGGTCGAGCCCTTCTTCGAGGGGCTGGACCTCGTCGAGCCGGGCCTGGTCTTCGCCACGGAGTGGTACCGGGAGGCGCCCGCCCCGGTCCAGGAGCGCAGTGGTTTCTACGTGGGGGTCGGCCGGGTGCGCTGA
- a CDS encoding aldo/keto reductase, with product MKYRTIGIDPATRREVSVLALGAMLFGSVTDEKTSFAVLDHFVEAGGTFIDTSDNYAYWVGDDLGGQSERLLGKWRRSRGVGDEIVIATKLGAAPLAPGTGYLDNPEGLSAKAVREAAERSRERLGVERLDLLYAHIEDRTVPLRETVEAFGELAAEGTVGLLGVSNHAVWRVERARSLAAAAGLPGYEVLQYQHSHLRPRYDVPSPLFEDGSLGHAGPELLSYLRAEPALTLVAYSPLLAGAYTRPDKPVPQDYDHPGTPARLAVLREVAAETGATLNQVVLAWQIGHRLPIVPLAGASSVAQLKENLAAGDLELTDDQRARLDAAH from the coding sequence ATGAAGTACCGCACCATCGGAATCGATCCCGCCACCCGCCGCGAGGTGAGCGTCCTCGCGCTCGGCGCGATGCTCTTCGGATCGGTGACCGACGAGAAGACCTCGTTCGCCGTCCTGGACCACTTCGTCGAGGCGGGCGGCACCTTCATCGACACCTCCGACAACTACGCCTATTGGGTCGGCGACGACCTCGGCGGCCAGAGCGAGCGGCTGCTCGGGAAGTGGCGGCGCAGCCGAGGCGTCGGCGACGAGATCGTCATCGCCACCAAGCTGGGCGCCGCGCCGCTCGCCCCCGGCACCGGGTACCTCGACAACCCGGAAGGACTCTCGGCGAAGGCGGTCCGCGAGGCCGCCGAGCGCAGCCGGGAACGGCTCGGGGTGGAACGGCTGGACCTGCTCTACGCCCACATCGAGGACCGGACCGTCCCGCTCCGCGAGACCGTCGAGGCGTTCGGGGAGTTGGCGGCAGAGGGGACGGTCGGCCTGCTGGGCGTCAGCAACCACGCCGTCTGGCGGGTGGAGCGCGCCCGCTCGCTCGCGGCGGCGGCCGGACTGCCGGGCTACGAGGTGCTCCAGTACCAGCACAGCCACCTCCGCCCCCGGTACGACGTCCCCAGCCCGCTCTTCGAGGACGGCAGCCTCGGCCACGCCGGGCCCGAACTGCTCAGCTACCTGCGCGCCGAACCCGCGCTGACCCTGGTCGCGTACTCCCCGCTGCTCGCCGGCGCGTACACCCGCCCCGACAAGCCGGTCCCCCAGGACTACGACCACCCCGGCACCCCCGCCCGGCTCGCGGTGCTGCGCGAGGTCGCCGCCGAGACCGGAGCCACCCTCAACCAGGTCGTCCTGGCCTGGCAGATCGGCCACCGGCTGCCCATCGTCCCCCTGGCCGGGGCGTCGTCGGTGGCGCAGCTGAAGGAGAACCTGGCGGCGGGCGACCTGGAACTGACGGACGATCAGCGGGCCCGCCTGGACGCCGCGCACTGA
- a CDS encoding helix-turn-helix transcriptional regulator, whose product MATRKEIDGSAGVPQFYGKELRYQREKAGMTLEKLAEGSFYGITLLSEIEHGNRSMPPDLAQHADRVLGTDGYFARGCDDVRKAKRKGHAEYFERVLDAEKRAETIEEWSPGVFPGLLQTEAYARALFHAERILELPEEIDEKVNGRLARAQLFEADHRTPQYWAILPESLLRLPILPPQQMAEQLDHIAALIRRGRIFTQILPWNAGAHALMLSNAMVLDFADAPPLVYMEGQHHGNTVDDPALVKQYRRSYDLLRAAASPPGVSLTMIEEAAEDYRNGLQPVRLERRHMA is encoded by the coding sequence GTGGCTACGCGCAAGGAGATCGACGGCTCGGCAGGCGTACCCCAGTTCTACGGCAAGGAACTCCGCTACCAACGGGAGAAAGCCGGAATGACCCTGGAGAAACTGGCAGAAGGCAGCTTCTACGGCATCACGCTCCTCAGCGAGATCGAGCACGGCAACCGCAGCATGCCGCCGGACCTGGCCCAGCACGCCGACCGGGTACTCGGCACGGACGGCTACTTCGCACGCGGCTGCGACGACGTACGGAAGGCCAAGCGCAAGGGCCACGCGGAATACTTCGAGCGCGTGCTGGATGCCGAGAAGCGCGCCGAGACCATCGAGGAGTGGTCACCGGGCGTCTTCCCCGGCCTGCTCCAGACAGAGGCGTACGCACGGGCCCTGTTCCATGCCGAGCGGATCCTGGAGCTCCCGGAGGAGATCGACGAAAAGGTCAACGGACGCCTGGCGCGGGCACAACTCTTCGAAGCCGATCACCGGACCCCGCAGTACTGGGCGATCCTTCCCGAATCCCTGCTGCGCCTGCCGATCCTGCCACCGCAGCAGATGGCCGAGCAGCTGGACCACATCGCCGCCCTCATCAGGAGGGGCCGGATCTTCACGCAGATCCTCCCGTGGAACGCGGGAGCGCACGCCCTGATGCTGAGCAACGCCATGGTGCTGGACTTCGCGGACGCTCCCCCGCTGGTCTACATGGAGGGCCAGCACCACGGGAATACCGTCGACGATCCGGCCCTCGTGAAGCAGTACCGGAGGTCGTACGATCTCCTGAGGGCCGCCGCCTCGCCGCCGGGGGTGTCCCTCACCATGATCGAGGAAGCGGCAGAGGACTACCGAAATGGTCTGCAGCCAGTTCGACTTGAGCGCCGTCACATGGCGTAG
- a CDS encoding DUF397 domain-containing protein, with amino-acid sequence MSAVTWRRSSHSNTSGGNCLEVAEEFAHWRKSSHSNTSGGDCLEVADGHPGIVPVRDSKRPEGPVLVVNASAWTPFIESVKAP; translated from the coding sequence TTGAGCGCCGTCACATGGCGTAGGAGCAGCCACAGCAACACCTCCGGCGGCAACTGCCTCGAAGTCGCGGAGGAGTTCGCCCACTGGCGCAAGAGCAGCCACAGCAACACCTCCGGCGGCGACTGCCTCGAAGTCGCGGACGGTCACCCCGGCATCGTCCCCGTCCGCGACTCCAAGCGTCCCGAGGGTCCGGTGCTCGTCGTGAACGCGTCCGCGTGGACGCCGTTCATCGAGTCCGTCAAGGCGCCCTGA
- the glpR gene encoding gephyrin-like molybdotransferase receptor GlpR, producing MSSSGLIYAVIVGAWAAYLVPMWLRRQDELNEARPTERFSTAIRLLSGRAGMERRYAKELRGRIAEEAEPDVDPDAETDRLESVDVRAFAAPDAHTEARVHDPARAPEHAAEKRPEPVPARRARPRPGATDAERVRRAQRLQVLARRRRTTVVLFLAFTLGAVVAAVGGLHFLWAPAVPAVLLSAYIVHLRTQERRRFAFTMDRRRAEVAAQHLRENRHRGHRPATATAPVEPDEEPEARHPEPEPAPAVSPQEAGRRALVEQTDHAEWVDQQRERGRAQGDSWEPVPVPLPTYVTAPVAPRATGGVEVGNPETWSAARSSAAEPSQTGTSHPTVPPVEPAPRQRTTQSRRNRDRGRTPLFDQYEDGERPRAANE from the coding sequence GTGAGCAGCAGCGGCCTCATCTACGCAGTCATCGTCGGGGCCTGGGCCGCCTACTTGGTGCCGATGTGGCTCCGCAGGCAGGACGAGCTCAACGAAGCCCGTCCGACGGAACGCTTCAGCACCGCCATCCGGCTGCTGTCCGGACGGGCGGGAATGGAGCGCCGGTACGCCAAGGAGTTGCGGGGGCGCATTGCCGAGGAGGCGGAGCCCGACGTCGACCCGGACGCCGAAACGGACCGATTGGAATCCGTGGACGTCCGGGCCTTCGCCGCGCCCGACGCGCATACCGAGGCACGGGTGCACGACCCGGCGCGTGCGCCCGAGCACGCGGCCGAGAAGCGCCCCGAGCCGGTCCCCGCGCGGCGCGCCCGCCCGCGCCCGGGCGCGACGGACGCCGAGCGCGTCCGGCGGGCCCAGCGCCTCCAGGTCCTCGCGCGCCGTCGGCGCACCACCGTGGTCCTCTTCCTGGCCTTCACCCTCGGCGCGGTCGTGGCGGCGGTCGGCGGTCTCCACTTCCTGTGGGCACCCGCGGTCCCGGCCGTGCTGCTGAGCGCGTACATCGTGCATCTGCGGACCCAGGAGCGGCGCCGGTTCGCCTTCACCATGGACCGGCGACGGGCCGAGGTGGCGGCGCAGCACCTGCGTGAGAACCGTCACCGCGGCCACCGGCCGGCCACGGCGACGGCCCCCGTCGAACCCGACGAGGAGCCCGAGGCGCGCCACCCCGAGCCGGAACCCGCCCCCGCGGTCTCCCCGCAGGAGGCCGGCCGCCGCGCCCTGGTCGAGCAGACGGACCACGCGGAATGGGTCGACCAGCAGCGCGAGCGCGGCCGGGCCCAGGGCGACAGCTGGGAGCCGGTCCCGGTCCCGCTGCCGACCTACGTCACGGCCCCGGTCGCCCCGCGTGCCACGGGCGGCGTCGAGGTCGGCAACCCGGAGACCTGGAGCGCGGCCCGCTCCAGCGCCGCGGAGCCCAGCCAGACGGGCACCTCGCACCCCACCGTGCCCCCCGTCGAGCCGGCACCGCGCCAGCGCACCACCCAGTCCCGCCGCAATCGCGACCGCGGCCGGACCCCGCTCTTCGACCAGTACGAGGACGGGGAGCGGCCCCGTGCCGCCAACGAATGA
- a CDS encoding GNAT family protein yields the protein MVLRDGDVVLRPIKLRDQRVWREVNRRNREWLRPWEATVPPPAPGGPVARRPTYRQMIRHLRTEANAGRMLPFAIEYRGRLVGQLTVAGITWGSMCSGHVGYWVDQEVAGRGVMPTAVALVVDHCFRTVGLHRIEVCIRPENGPSRRVVEKLGFREEGLRPRYLHIDGAWRDHLIYALTAEEVPEGMLRRWHRKRPGTPREIK from the coding sequence GTGGTCCTCCGCGACGGCGATGTCGTCCTGCGCCCGATCAAGCTGCGCGACCAGCGGGTGTGGCGCGAGGTCAACCGGCGCAACCGCGAGTGGCTGCGGCCCTGGGAGGCGACCGTGCCGCCGCCGGCCCCGGGCGGCCCGGTGGCCCGGCGTCCCACGTACCGTCAGATGATCCGGCACCTGCGCACCGAGGCCAACGCGGGCCGGATGCTGCCCTTCGCCATCGAGTACCGGGGCCGTCTGGTGGGCCAGTTGACGGTCGCCGGGATCACCTGGGGATCGATGTGCTCGGGCCACGTCGGTTACTGGGTCGACCAGGAGGTGGCCGGGCGGGGCGTGATGCCGACGGCGGTCGCCCTCGTCGTCGACCACTGTTTCCGCACGGTCGGACTGCACCGCATCGAAGTGTGCATTCGGCCGGAGAACGGGCCCAGCAGAAGGGTCGTCGAGAAACTGGGATTCCGCGAAGAGGGACTGCGTCCGCGATATCTCCACATCGACGGCGCCTGGCGCGACCACCTGATCTACGCGCTCACCGCGGAGGAAGTGCCCGAGGGGATGCTCCGCCGCTGGCACCGGAAACGGCCGGGAACACCACGGGAAATAAAATAA
- a CDS encoding MogA/MoaB family molybdenum cofactor biosynthesis protein: MDATAPYAALVVTASNRASAGVYADRGGPIVAEGLGRLGFSVDGPQVVPDGDPVEQALRAAVAAGYDVVVTTGGTGISPTDRTPEATRRVLDREIPGIPEAIRAEGRDKVPTAALSRGLAGVAGGTLIVNLPGSTGGVRDGLAVLERLLVHAVDQLRGGDHPRPGSPS; the protein is encoded by the coding sequence CTGGACGCCACCGCCCCGTACGCCGCCCTCGTCGTCACCGCCTCCAACCGGGCCTCGGCGGGGGTCTACGCGGACCGGGGCGGCCCGATCGTCGCCGAGGGGCTCGGCCGGCTCGGCTTTTCCGTGGACGGGCCGCAGGTGGTGCCCGACGGCGACCCGGTCGAACAGGCCCTGCGCGCCGCCGTGGCCGCCGGGTACGACGTCGTCGTCACCACCGGCGGCACGGGCATCTCACCCACCGACCGCACCCCCGAGGCCACCCGCCGCGTCCTCGACCGCGAGATCCCCGGCATCCCCGAGGCGATCCGGGCCGAGGGCCGCGACAAGGTCCCCACCGCCGCGCTCTCCCGGGGCCTCGCGGGCGTCGCCGGCGGCACGCTCATCGTGAACCTGCCGGGCTCCACCGGCGGGGTGCGCGACGGCCTCGCGGTCCTCGAACGCCTCCTGGTGCACGCCGTCGACCAACTGCGCGGCGGCGACCACCCCCGACCCGGGAGCCCGAGCTGA
- the moaC gene encoding cyclic pyranopterin monophosphate synthase MoaC, translating into MSTQNRLTHIDEAGAARMVDVSEKDVTTRTARASGRVLVSPRVVELLRGEGVPKGDALATARIAGIMGAKRTPDLIPLCHPLAVSGVKVDLGVTDDAVEITATVRTTDRTGVEMEALTAVSVAALTVIDMVKAVDKAAVITDVRVETKTGGKSGDYRRTGAAGAHEPDEPDGADA; encoded by the coding sequence GTGAGTACGCAGAACAGGCTGACGCACATCGACGAGGCGGGCGCGGCCCGGATGGTCGACGTCTCCGAGAAGGACGTCACCACGCGGACGGCCCGTGCGAGCGGCCGGGTGCTCGTCTCGCCGCGCGTGGTCGAGCTGCTGCGCGGCGAGGGGGTCCCCAAGGGCGACGCCCTCGCCACCGCCAGGATCGCCGGGATCATGGGGGCCAAGCGCACCCCCGACCTGATCCCGCTCTGCCACCCGCTCGCCGTCTCCGGCGTGAAGGTCGACCTGGGCGTCACGGACGACGCGGTGGAGATCACGGCCACGGTGCGGACCACGGACCGCACCGGCGTCGAGATGGAGGCCCTGACCGCCGTCTCGGTCGCCGCGCTCACCGTGATCGACATGGTCAAGGCGGTCGACAAGGCCGCGGTCATCACGGACGTACGGGTCGAGACGAAGACCGGCGGCAAGTCCGGCGACTACCGGCGTACCGGGGCGGCCGGAGCGCATGAGCCGGACGAGCCGGACGGAGCGGACGCGTGA
- the glp gene encoding gephyrin-like molybdotransferase Glp, with protein sequence MSDTLWSVDEHLADILEAVHPLEPIELQLHDAQGCVLVEDVMVEVALPPFDNSSMDGYAVRVADVEGADEEFPAVLTVIGDVAAGSDGLPEGRGVGPGEAARIMTGAPLPAGAEAVVPVEWTDGGTGAGPVDTMRAHRDAPQDAGGEVRVHRPVEARAHVRARGSDVKPGDLALKAGSVIGPPQIGLLAAIGRATVKVRPRPRVVVISTGSELVQPGEELTPGRIYDSNSFALTAAARDAGAIAYRVGAVTDDADTLRATIEDQLIRADIVVTTGGVSVGAYDVVKEALSSVGDEDEPGGGIDFRKLAMQPGKPQGFGSIGPDHTPLLALPGNPVSSYVSFELFVRPAIRALMGLPDVNRPTVRAALDVEKALTSPAGRRQFLRGTYDEEAGTVTPVGGAGSHLIAALARADALIVLPEDVTSAEPGTDVEVVLLR encoded by the coding sequence TTGAGCGACACGCTGTGGTCGGTGGACGAGCACCTGGCAGACATTCTCGAAGCGGTGCACCCGCTCGAACCCATCGAGTTGCAGTTGCACGACGCCCAGGGCTGCGTCCTCGTCGAGGACGTCATGGTGGAGGTCGCCCTGCCGCCCTTCGACAACAGCTCGATGGACGGGTACGCGGTCCGGGTCGCCGATGTCGAGGGCGCCGACGAGGAGTTCCCCGCGGTGCTCACGGTCATCGGTGACGTCGCGGCCGGGAGCGACGGGCTGCCCGAGGGCCGCGGGGTCGGCCCCGGCGAGGCCGCCCGCATCATGACCGGCGCCCCGCTGCCGGCCGGGGCCGAGGCCGTGGTCCCGGTCGAGTGGACCGACGGGGGTACGGGTGCCGGCCCCGTCGACACCATGCGCGCCCACCGTGACGCCCCGCAGGACGCGGGCGGCGAGGTCCGGGTGCACCGCCCCGTCGAGGCCCGCGCCCACGTCCGGGCCCGCGGCAGCGACGTGAAGCCGGGCGATCTGGCGCTGAAGGCCGGGTCGGTGATCGGCCCGCCGCAGATCGGCCTGCTCGCCGCGATCGGCCGTGCGACGGTGAAGGTGCGGCCCCGGCCGCGCGTCGTCGTCATCTCCACCGGCAGCGAACTGGTGCAGCCCGGCGAGGAGCTGACCCCCGGCCGGATCTACGACTCGAACAGCTTTGCGCTCACGGCCGCCGCCAGGGACGCCGGAGCGATCGCCTACCGGGTCGGCGCCGTCACCGACGACGCCGACACCCTGCGCGCCACGATCGAGGACCAGCTGATCCGCGCCGACATCGTCGTCACCACCGGCGGCGTCAGCGTCGGCGCGTACGACGTCGTCAAGGAGGCCCTGTCCTCGGTGGGCGACGAGGACGAGCCGGGCGGCGGCATCGACTTCCGCAAGCTCGCCATGCAGCCGGGCAAGCCGCAGGGCTTCGGCTCGATCGGCCCCGACCACACCCCGCTGCTGGCGCTCCCGGGCAACCCCGTCTCCTCGTACGTCTCCTTCGAGCTGTTCGTGCGGCCCGCGATCCGGGCCCTGATGGGCCTCCCGGACGTGAACCGCCCCACCGTCCGGGCCGCCCTCGACGTCGAGAAGGCGCTGACCTCCCCGGCCGGCCGCCGCCAGTTCCTGCGCGGCACGTACGACGAGGAGGCCGGTACGGTCACCCCCGTCGGCGGTGCCGGTTCGCATCTGATCGCCGCGCTCGCCCGTGCGGACGCGCTGATCGTGCTGCCCGAGGACGTCACCTCCGCCGAGCCCGGTACGGACGTCGAGGTGGTCCTGCTCCGCTGA
- the galU gene encoding UTP--glucose-1-phosphate uridylyltransferase GalU, whose product MTQSPPRISKAVIPAAGLGTRFLPATKATPKEMLPVVDKPAIQYVVEEAVTAGLSDVLMVTGRNKRPLEDHFDRNYELESALTRKGDAERLKKVQESSDLATIHYVRQGDPRGLGHAVLCAEPHVGDQPFAVLLGDDLIDPRDPLLARMVEIQEREGGSVVALMEVAPEQIHMYGCAAADPTAEGDVVRVTGLVEKPEAHEAPSNLAIIGRYVLDPAVFDILRRTEPGRGGEIQLTDALQLLAEDEKIGGPVHGVVFKGRRYDTGDRSDYLRAIVRLACEREDLGPDFRAWLRGYVTEEM is encoded by the coding sequence ATGACTCAGTCGCCCCCCAGGATCAGCAAGGCTGTCATTCCGGCCGCGGGACTCGGCACCCGCTTCCTGCCGGCCACCAAAGCCACTCCCAAGGAGATGCTGCCTGTCGTCGACAAGCCGGCGATCCAGTACGTCGTCGAGGAGGCGGTGACCGCCGGTCTCTCCGACGTCCTGATGGTCACCGGCCGCAACAAGCGTCCTCTCGAGGACCACTTCGACCGCAATTACGAGCTGGAGTCCGCGCTCACCCGCAAGGGAGACGCCGAACGGCTCAAGAAGGTCCAGGAATCGAGCGACCTGGCCACCATCCACTACGTCCGGCAGGGCGACCCGCGTGGCCTGGGCCACGCGGTGCTGTGCGCCGAGCCGCACGTGGGGGACCAGCCGTTCGCGGTCCTCCTCGGCGACGACCTGATCGACCCGCGCGACCCGCTGCTGGCCCGCATGGTCGAGATCCAGGAGCGCGAGGGCGGCAGCGTCGTCGCGCTGATGGAGGTCGCGCCGGAGCAGATCCACATGTACGGCTGCGCCGCCGCCGACCCCACCGCAGAGGGCGACGTGGTGCGCGTCACGGGCCTGGTCGAGAAGCCCGAGGCGCACGAGGCGCCCAGCAACCTCGCCATCATCGGCCGCTACGTCCTGGACCCCGCCGTCTTCGACATACTGCGCAGGACCGAGCCGGGCCGCGGCGGCGAGATCCAGCTCACCGACGCCCTCCAGCTCCTCGCCGAGGACGAGAAGATCGGCGGCCCCGTGCACGGCGTCGTCTTCAAGGGCCGCCGCTATGACACCGGCGACCGGAGCGATTACCTCCGTGCCATTGTCAGACTCGCGTGCGAACGTGAGGACCTGGGCCCGGACTTCAGGGCCTGGCTTCGCGGGTACGTCACGGAGGAGATGTAG
- a CDS encoding 5-formyltetrahydrofolate cyclo-ligase: MSANQPEKTLFRHELLAARRLLTKEDVENAATVLSRRALDLPELSGARTVAAYVSVGSEPGTRALLDALRARGVRVLLPVLLPDNDLDWAPYEGAARLVRAGRGLLEPAGERLGPDAVLAADAVLLPGLAVDGRGMRLGRGGGSYDRVLARLAAAGAHPALVVLLYDDEVVARVPEEPHDRPVDVAVTPAAVHRADPVEP, encoded by the coding sequence TTGAGTGCAAATCAGCCCGAAAAGACACTTTTCCGGCATGAACTGCTGGCCGCGCGACGCCTTCTGACCAAGGAGGACGTGGAAAACGCCGCGACGGTTCTGTCCCGGCGCGCCCTGGATCTGCCGGAGCTGTCCGGGGCCCGCACCGTCGCCGCGTACGTCTCCGTGGGGAGCGAACCGGGCACCCGCGCCCTGCTGGACGCCCTGCGCGCGCGGGGCGTGCGGGTGCTGCTGCCGGTGCTGCTTCCCGACAACGACCTGGACTGGGCGCCCTACGAGGGGGCCGCGCGGCTCGTACGGGCCGGTCGCGGGCTGCTGGAGCCCGCCGGGGAGCGCCTCGGCCCGGACGCGGTCCTGGCCGCCGACGCGGTCCTGCTGCCGGGGCTCGCGGTGGACGGGCGCGGGATGCGGCTGGGGCGCGGCGGCGGCAGCTACGACCGGGTGCTGGCCCGGCTCGCGGCGGCCGGCGCGCATCCGGCGCTGGTGGTCCTGCTGTACGACGACGAGGTGGTCGCACGGGTTCCGGAGGAACCGCACGACCGCCCCGTGGACGTGGCGGTGACCCCGGCCGCGGTCCACCGGGCGGACCCGGTGGAGCCCTGA